From one Streptococcus pneumoniae genomic stretch:
- a CDS encoding ABC transporter permease gives MTALLRIEYLLTKRSVGNFLLGIGMPVIFFLFFSSMFDTSYEDAAGLTRNYLLTMTAFSMSSFALFSFPSMLEEDIRNRWLLQIQHSPIPLYQYYAAKVFRVFLSFIISIVVNFAVGAVFRGVRMTADQWLVSAFLLLIASMVYLAIGLALTLFKSLQTLSVVANILYLVLAIFGGSWMPYETFPNWMKLVAHFTPSYYANQLVLSYVKDNHLQFQSLLMVFLYTIIIVGLTLVLKKKQEVR, from the coding sequence ATGACGGCTTTACTAAGGATTGAATATCTTTTAACCAAACGTAGTGTGGGGAATTTTCTATTAGGAATTGGCATGCCTGTCATCTTTTTCCTCTTCTTTTCGTCCATGTTTGACACTTCCTATGAGGATGCGGCAGGCTTGACGAGAAATTATCTGCTCACCATGACGGCCTTTAGTATGAGTAGTTTTGCTTTATTTAGTTTTCCTAGTATGCTGGAAGAGGATATTAGAAATCGTTGGCTCTTACAGATTCAGCATTCTCCAATCCCTCTTTACCAATACTATGCTGCCAAAGTGTTTCGTGTTTTTCTGTCATTTATCATTTCCATTGTGGTCAATTTTGCGGTTGGGGCAGTCTTTCGAGGTGTGCGAATGACGGCAGACCAGTGGTTGGTATCTGCTTTCTTGCTACTAATTGCCAGTATGGTTTATTTGGCAATTGGCCTTGCTCTGACCTTGTTCAAGAGTCTCCAAACCTTGTCCGTGGTCGCGAATATCTTATACCTAGTGTTGGCCATTTTTGGTGGTAGCTGGATGCCCTATGAAACCTTTCCTAATTGGATGAAATTAGTGGCTCACTTTACCCCGTCTTATTATGCCAATCAGCTTGTGTTGAGCTATGTTAAAGACAATCACTTACAATTCCAGTCTTTACTAATGGTCTTCCTTTATACTATAATAATAGTAGGCCTAACCCTAGTGCTAAAAAAGAAACAGGAAGTGAGATAA
- a CDS encoding ABC transporter ATP-binding protein, with product MSMIEVRNISKTIKGKKILEDISFEIGEGECVALIGPNGAGKTTLLSCLLGDWFVTKGDIRIQGLKVTETALKKVVGILPQENGVPSSLKVQELIAFFQAIYPNPLTDKEVDELLHFSPEQKNQLAEKLSGGQKRLLSFVLTLIGRPSILFLDEPTTAMDTSTRQHFWEIVHSLKESGVTLVYSSHYIEEVEHTADRILVLHQGRLLRDTTPFKMRSEEQEKQFIIPSDYEALVTDWEHIYDMEVKHDRLSFMTKDVDAVWQALQEVNCPITEIEMTNKTLLNTLFDTTKEEEK from the coding sequence ATGAGCATGATTGAAGTGAGAAACATCTCAAAAACGATTAAGGGAAAGAAGATTTTGGAAGATATTTCCTTTGAGATTGGTGAGGGCGAGTGTGTTGCCTTGATTGGGCCAAATGGGGCAGGAAAGACCACCTTGCTGTCCTGCTTGTTGGGGGATTGGTTTGTCACCAAAGGCGATATTCGTATTCAAGGGCTCAAGGTGACAGAAACGGCTTTAAAGAAAGTGGTCGGGATTTTACCGCAAGAAAATGGGGTGCCAAGTAGTCTCAAGGTTCAGGAATTGATTGCTTTTTTCCAAGCGATCTATCCCAATCCTTTGACAGATAAGGAAGTAGATGAGCTACTGCATTTTTCTCCTGAGCAGAAAAACCAGTTGGCAGAAAAATTATCAGGCGGTCAAAAGCGTTTGTTATCCTTTGTCTTGACCTTGATTGGTCGTCCCTCCATTCTCTTTTTGGATGAGCCGACAACGGCCATGGACACCTCTACTCGTCAGCATTTCTGGGAGATTGTCCACAGCTTAAAAGAGAGCGGTGTGACCCTGGTCTATTCTTCGCATTATATCGAAGAAGTCGAGCATACGGCGGATCGGATCTTGGTCTTGCATCAGGGACGACTCTTGCGGGATACGACACCCTTTAAGATGCGTTCAGAAGAGCAGGAAAAACAATTCATCATTCCAAGTGATTATGAGGCACTTGTCACAGACTGGGAGCATATCTATGATATGGAAGTCAAGCATGATAGGCTTTCCTTTATGACTAAAGATGTGGATGCGGTCTGGCAGGCTCTGCAGGAGGTAAACTGTCCGATTACGGAGATTGAAATGACCAATAAAACGCTACTCAATACCCTATTTGATACAACTAAGGAGGAAGAAAAATGA
- a CDS encoding SP0191 family lipoprotein, which produces MKKVIPLILMSLCCLTGCFLSKKEETHSQVSSSYRDSSRSSTESSSSTEESQEVVTRTFLGEVHGTSRQDTITYQGKKILQLKLDLTGSLPENIQSSAENLSLEDLRRLFQEGVEKNETYQAISSMEGVAVAYTITDEKKLRAEIDLDIAKIDTAKLKTLPLFTDIPLDEIQSMSPVTYIAGLKVLGLHEVKEAPQEEGQ; this is translated from the coding sequence ATGAAAAAAGTTATTCCTTTAATCTTGATGAGCCTATGTTGCTTAACAGGGTGTTTTCTGAGTAAAAAAGAGGAAACGCACTCTCAAGTTTCATCATCTTATCGAGATAGTAGCCGATCATCGACTGAGTCATCATCTAGTACAGAAGAGTCTCAGGAAGTGGTGACACGGACCTTTCTAGGGGAGGTTCATGGCACTAGCCGTCAAGATACTATTACCTATCAAGGGAAAAAAATTCTTCAATTAAAATTGGACTTGACTGGTAGTCTGCCTGAAAATATACAGTCATCTGCTGAGAATTTATCTCTTGAGGATCTTCGCAGGCTTTTCCAAGAAGGGGTTGAAAAAAATGAAACCTATCAAGCGATTTCTTCGATGGAGGGTGTGGCGGTAGCCTACACTATTACCGATGAGAAAAAACTTCGTGCAGAGATTGATTTAGATATTGCAAAGATTGATACGGCTAAGCTAAAAACGCTACCTTTGTTTACAGATATTCCCTTAGATGAGATTCAAAGTATGTCTCCAGTTACCTATATAGCAGGCTTAAAAGTACTTGGTCTGCATGAAGTGAAGGAGGCTCCACAGGAGGAAGGCCAATGA
- a CDS encoding DUF2200 family protein — protein MQFSSIYDAYKKKVERKGRTQEELNQVIYWLTGDDEASLSEKFKTNLTVREYVEQFPRLQSDASRIKGKICGVQIEEIQDEVMKRIRYLDKLVDELAKGWDLQKIFHRK, from the coding sequence ATGCAGTTTTCTAGTATCTACGATGCCTATAAAAAGAAAGTAGAGCGTAAAGGACGTACGCAAGAAGAGCTCAATCAAGTCATCTATTGGTTGACAGGAGATGATGAAGCTAGTCTTTCAGAAAAGTTTAAAACTAATCTGACTGTGCGGGAGTATGTTGAGCAGTTTCCTAGATTGCAGTCAGATGCGAGCCGGATTAAGGGAAAAATCTGTGGGGTTCAGATTGAGGAGATTCAAGATGAAGTGATGAAACGGATTCGGTACTTAGATAAGCTGGTGGATGAGTTAGCAAAAGGATGGGATTTGCAGAAAATTTTCCATCGAAAATAG
- a CDS encoding IS630 transposase-related protein has translation MAYELNFRKRVIDYVTAGHTKKEACAVFGISTNTLYVWEKQLAEQGHLERKARVAKSRKIPLDQLEAYVEQHPDAFLREIAEHFNCRISSVWAALKQLGITLKKDDDLQRTK, from the coding sequence ATGGCTTACGAATTGAATTTTAGAAAACGAGTAATAGACTACGTTACTGCTGGTCACACCAAAAAAGAAGCATGTGCAGTTTTTGGTATTAGTACCAATACGTTGTATGTGTGGGAAAAACAGCTTGCAGAACAAGGACACCTAGAGCGGAAAGCACGAGTTGCCAAGTCTCGAAAAATTCCCTTAGATCAATTAGAAGCATATGTAGAGCAACACCCGGATGCTTTTTTGCGGGAAATAGCAGAACACTTTAACTGCCGTATCTCCTCTGTTTGGGCAGCTCTCAAGCAACTCGGTATCACTTTAAAAAAAGACGACGACCTACAGCGAACAAAATAA
- a CDS encoding transposase: protein MRRYHEVLSCFDTIPIVYIDETGIDTYLYRKRGRAPRGVKVYDKISGRRFERTSVVAGLVGQDIVAPMIYKESMTSDFFTKWFDKQLLPSLSEPHLIVMDNASFHPKARLDKLAIDKGHYFFPLPPYSPELNPIEHYWANLKHKVRELLRAGKSIYESLKYCL, encoded by the coding sequence GTGAGACGGTATCATGAGGTTTTATCCTGCTTTGATACCATCCCTATTGTCTATATTGATGAAACAGGGATTGATACCTATCTTTACCGAAAGCGAGGTCGAGCACCTAGAGGCGTGAAGGTCTATGACAAGATAAGTGGTCGTCGTTTTGAACGTACATCTGTCGTTGCAGGGCTGGTTGGTCAGGATATTGTTGCGCCTATGATTTACAAAGAAAGCATGACAAGTGACTTTTTTACTAAGTGGTTTGACAAGCAACTCTTGCCTTCTTTGTCAGAGCCCCATCTGATTGTGATGGACAATGCTAGCTTTCACCCCAAAGCCAGGTTAGATAAACTCGCCATAGACAAAGGACATTATTTTTTTCCATTACCTCCTTATTCGCCCGAACTCAATCCAATTGAACACTATTGGGCGAATCTCAAACATAAGGTTCGGGAGCTACTTAGAGCTGGCAAGTCTATCTATGAAAGTCTAAAATACTGTTTATAG
- a CDS encoding DAK2 domain-containing protein, protein MSKITTSLFQEMVQAASTRLNKQAEYVNSLNVFPVPDGDTGTNMGMTIENGAKEVSNNAASTVGQVASIFAKGLLMGARGNSGVITSQLFRGFSQSVKEKEELDGKDLALAFQSGVEVAYKAVMKPVEGTILTVSRGAAIGAKKKAEATNDAVEVMKGALEGAKTALAKTPDMLPVLKEVGVVDSGGQGLVFIYEGFLSALTGEYIASDDFEATPATMTEMINAEHHKSVAGHVATEDIQFGYCTEIMVALKQGPTYVKDFDYDHFRNYLNDLGDSLLVVNDDEIVKVHVHTEDPGLVMQEGLKYGSLVKVKVDNMRNQHEAQVQKEEKAVKPAEEKEYAIIAVVAGDGLAEIFKAQGADYIISGGQTMNPSTEDFIKAVEEVNARNIIILPNNKNIFMAAQSAAEVLEQPTAVIETRTLPQGLTSLLAFDETKSIEENQERMTASLEDVVSGSITTAVRDTTIDGLEIHEHDNLGMVDGKIVVSNPDIKEALSETFSKMLDTDSEIVTIYVGEEGSEDLANEISQDIMDQFEDVEVEIYQGGQPVYPYLFSVE, encoded by the coding sequence GTGTCAAAAATTACTACGAGTTTATTCCAAGAAATGGTGCAAGCTGCATCAACTCGTTTAAATAAACAAGCTGAATATGTGAATTCCTTAAATGTCTTTCCTGTTCCAGATGGAGATACAGGAACCAACATGGGAATGACGATTGAAAATGGAGCAAAAGAAGTTTCAAATAATGCAGCTTCAACGGTCGGTCAAGTGGCTAGCATTTTTGCCAAAGGGCTTTTGATGGGTGCGCGTGGAAATTCTGGGGTGATTACTTCTCAGCTTTTCCGTGGGTTTTCTCAAAGTGTAAAAGAAAAAGAAGAGCTAGACGGAAAAGACTTGGCACTTGCTTTCCAATCAGGTGTGGAAGTGGCATACAAGGCTGTGATGAAGCCAGTTGAGGGAACGATTTTGACCGTTTCTCGTGGTGCGGCGATTGGGGCAAAGAAAAAAGCGGAAGCAACGAATGACGCAGTTGAAGTTATGAAAGGTGCTCTTGAAGGAGCAAAAACAGCTCTTGCAAAGACTCCAGACATGCTTCCAGTACTGAAAGAAGTCGGTGTTGTCGATTCTGGTGGCCAAGGTTTGGTCTTTATCTACGAAGGCTTTTTGTCTGCGCTGACAGGAGAGTATATTGCGTCTGACGACTTTGAGGCAACTCCTGCGACAATGACAGAGATGATCAATGCAGAGCACCATAAGTCTGTGGCAGGTCACGTCGCAACTGAGGATATCCAATTTGGCTATTGTACAGAGATCATGGTGGCGTTAAAGCAAGGTCCTACCTATGTTAAAGATTTTGACTATGATCATTTCCGCAATTACTTGAATGATCTTGGTGATTCGCTTCTTGTGGTCAATGATGATGAGATTGTGAAAGTCCATGTTCATACCGAAGATCCAGGTCTTGTTATGCAAGAGGGCTTGAAATACGGAAGTCTTGTTAAGGTCAAGGTTGACAACATGCGCAATCAACACGAAGCACAAGTCCAAAAAGAAGAAAAAGCTGTGAAGCCAGCAGAAGAAAAAGAATATGCTATTATTGCAGTTGTAGCAGGTGATGGCTTGGCAGAGATTTTCAAGGCTCAGGGTGCTGACTATATCATCTCTGGTGGACAAACCATGAATCCATCGACAGAAGACTTTATCAAGGCAGTTGAAGAGGTCAATGCTCGCAATATTATTATTTTGCCAAACAACAAAAATATCTTTATGGCAGCGCAATCGGCAGCAGAAGTATTGGAGCAACCAACAGCCGTCATTGAGACACGGACCTTGCCACAAGGATTGACTAGTTTGTTAGCCTTTGATGAAACTAAGTCTATCGAGGAAAATCAGGAACGCATGACAGCATCGCTTGAGGATGTCGTGAGCGGTAGCATTACAACGGCAGTCCGTGATACGACGATTGATGGTCTTGAAATCCATGAACATGATAACCTTGGTATGGTAGATGGCAAGATTGTGGTTTCAAATCCAGATATCAAGGAAGCCTTGAGCGAAACCTTTAGCAAGATGTTGGATACAGATAGCGAGATTGTGACCATCTATGTCGGCGAAGAAGGTAGCGAAGACTTGGCAAATGAAATCTCGCAAGACATCATGGATCAGTTTGAAGATGTGGAAGTGGAGATTTACCAAGGTGGACAACCTGTGTATCCATATCTCTTTAGTGTAGAATAA
- a CDS encoding Asp23/Gls24 family envelope stress response protein → MTVKINTKDGQIELTDDVIATIVGGAATEIFGVVGMASKNALKDNFQALLRRENFSKGVVVKTTEEGSIAVDVYTVLSYGTKISEVSKNIQERVRFSLENQLGITADTVNVYIQNIKVVGE, encoded by the coding sequence ATGACTGTAAAAATCAATACAAAAGATGGTCAAATCGAACTAACAGATGATGTCATTGCGACAATCGTTGGGGGTGCTGCGACCGAGATTTTTGGTGTGGTGGGAATGGCGAGTAAAAATGCGCTCAAAGATAATTTCCAAGCCCTTCTTCGTCGTGAAAACTTCTCAAAAGGTGTTGTGGTTAAAACGACCGAAGAAGGCAGTATTGCAGTGGATGTCTATACCGTCTTGAGTTATGGCACAAAGATTAGCGAAGTGTCAAAAAATATTCAAGAACGCGTGAGATTTAGCCTCGAAAATCAATTGGGCATTACAGCCGATACGGTCAATGTCTATATCCAAAATATCAAAGTTGTAGGAGAATAA
- the rpmB gene encoding 50S ribosomal protein L28 — translation MAKVCYFTGRKTVSGNNRSHAMNQTKRAVKPNLQKVTVLIDGKPKKVWASARALKSGKVERV, via the coding sequence ATGGCTAAAGTATGTTATTTTACAGGTCGTAAGACTGTATCAGGAAACAACCGTTCACATGCGATGAACCAAACAAAACGTGCGGTAAAACCAAATCTTCAAAAAGTAACTGTTTTGATTGATGGAAAACCTAAAAAAGTTTGGGCTTCAGCTCGTGCACTTAAATCAGGCAAAGTAGAACGCGTTTAA
- a CDS encoding LytTR family DNA-binding domain-containing protein: protein MRIRVELDEALVETEVVIRTARFDEELALIQMSLKQAIVKPLVFYKGTSEYFLPVEDILFFETEGSKIIAHSIEDAYEVKLKLYELEDYLPYYFCRVSKSTIANTQAIYSLDKSFSGTSRISFYRTHKQVHVSRHYYQLLKEKLRETR, encoded by the coding sequence GTGCGGATTCGTGTAGAGTTAGATGAAGCCTTGGTAGAAACGGAAGTTGTGATTCGGACGGCACGATTTGATGAGGAACTTGCGCTCATTCAGATGAGTTTGAAGCAAGCGATCGTAAAGCCCCTCGTTTTTTACAAGGGGACGAGCGAGTATTTTTTACCTGTTGAGGACATCCTCTTTTTTGAGACGGAAGGTAGCAAAATCATTGCCCATTCCATAGAGGATGCTTATGAGGTTAAGCTCAAGCTCTATGAATTAGAGGATTATTTGCCCTATTATTTTTGCAGGGTTTCAAAGTCCACGATTGCTAATACCCAAGCGATTTACTCGCTGGATAAGTCCTTTTCAGGAACCAGTCGGATTAGTTTTTATCGCACCCACAAGCAGGTCCATGTGTCACGGCACTATTACCAGCTCCTAAAAGAAAAGTTAAGAGAAACGAGGTAG
- the adhP gene encoding alcohol dehydrogenase AdhP codes for MKAVVVNPESTGVEVVEKELRPLETGEALVEIEYCGVCHTDLHVAHGDFGQVPGRVLGHEGIGIVKEIAPDVKSLKVGDRVSVAWFFEGCGACEYCNTGRETLCRTVKNAGYSVDGGMAEQCIVTADYAVKVPENLDPAQASSITCAGVTTYKAIKEAQLTPGQWIVIFGAGGLGNLAVQYAKKVFNAHVVAVDINNDKLDLAKQVGADIIINGHEVEDVAGLIQEKTGGAHSAVVTAVSKVAFNQAVDSVRAGGRVVAVGLPSEMMDLSIVKTVLDGIQVVGSLVGTRKDLEEAFQFGAEGLVVPVVQTRPVEDAPAVFDEMAAGTIQGRMVLDFTH; via the coding sequence ATGAAAGCTGTTGTTGTAAACCCTGAATCTACTGGTGTAGAAGTTGTCGAAAAAGAACTTCGTCCACTAGAAACAGGAGAAGCTCTCGTTGAAATTGAGTACTGTGGTGTCTGCCACACAGACCTACACGTCGCTCACGGTGACTTCGGTCAAGTTCCTGGTCGTGTCCTCGGACATGAAGGAATCGGGATTGTCAAAGAAATCGCTCCAGATGTGAAAAGCTTGAAAGTCGGTGATCGTGTCAGCGTTGCTTGGTTCTTTGAAGGCTGTGGCGCGTGCGAGTACTGCAATACCGGTCGCGAAACACTTTGTCGCACTGTTAAAAATGCTGGCTACTCTGTTGACGGAGGAATGGCAGAACAGTGTATCGTAACAGCAGATTACGCCGTGAAAGTTCCTGAAAATCTTGACCCAGCGCAAGCTAGCTCTATCACTTGTGCGGGGGTCACTACTTATAAAGCGATTAAAGAAGCCCAACTCACCCCAGGTCAATGGATTGTTATCTTTGGGGCAGGTGGTCTTGGAAACTTAGCCGTTCAATATGCGAAAAAAGTCTTCAATGCCCATGTTGTTGCCGTAGATATCAACAATGACAAATTAGACCTTGCGAAACAAGTTGGTGCTGATATCATCATCAATGGCCACGAAGTCGAAGATGTGGCTGGTCTTATCCAAGAAAAAACAGGCGGTGCCCACTCTGCAGTCGTAACAGCCGTATCAAAAGTTGCCTTTAACCAAGCTGTGGATAGTGTCCGTGCTGGTGGTCGTGTCGTTGCCGTTGGTCTTCCATCTGAAATGATGGACCTTAGTATCGTGAAGACCGTTCTTGACGGTATCCAAGTAGTCGGCTCACTTGTCGGAACTCGCAAAGACCTCGAAGAAGCATTCCAATTTGGAGCAGAAGGTCTTGTAGTGCCCGTTGTTCAAACTCGTCCAGTCGAAGACGCACCAGCTGTCTTTGATGAAATGGCCGCAGGAACGATCCAAGGTCGGATGGTACTTGACTTCACCCACTAA
- a CDS encoding PTS sugar transporter subunit IIB, producing the protein MSIGIIIASHGEFAAGIHQSGSMIFGEQEKVQVVTFMPNEGPDDLYAKFNSAVAAFDANDEVLVLADLWSGSPFNQASRVMGENPDRKFAIITGLNLPMLIQAYTERMMDASAGVAAVAANIIKEAKDGIKALPEELNPLEEVTQAPKAEAAQAAIPEGTVIGDGKLKINLARIDTRLLHGQVATAWTPDSKADRIIVASDSVSADTLRKELIKQAAPGNVKANVVPIDKLIAVSKDTRFGNTHALILFETPQDALRAIEGGVPIKTLNVGSMAHSTGKTMVNNVLSMDKEDVATFEKLRDLGVEFDVRKVPNDSKKDLFDLINKANVQ; encoded by the coding sequence ATGAGTATCGGAATCATTATTGCAAGCCATGGTGAATTTGCTGCGGGTATTCATCAATCTGGTTCCATGATTTTTGGTGAACAAGAGAAAGTTCAAGTTGTAACTTTCATGCCAAATGAAGGTCCAGATGATCTATACGCAAAGTTTAATAGCGCTGTGGCTGCTTTTGATGCGAATGACGAGGTTTTGGTCTTGGCAGACTTGTGGAGTGGCTCTCCATTTAACCAAGCAAGCCGAGTAATGGGGGAAAATCCAGACCGTAAATTCGCAATCATCACTGGCTTGAATTTGCCAATGCTAATCCAAGCCTACACAGAACGCATGATGGATGCGAGTGCAGGTGTTGCCGCCGTTGCTGCTAATATCATCAAAGAAGCAAAAGATGGTATTAAAGCACTTCCTGAAGAGCTAAATCCGCTCGAAGAAGTGACTCAAGCTCCAAAAGCTGAAGCTGCTCAAGCTGCTATCCCAGAAGGCACCGTTATTGGCGATGGTAAATTGAAAATCAACCTCGCTCGTATCGACACACGTCTCTTACACGGTCAAGTTGCTACTGCTTGGACACCTGATTCAAAAGCGGATCGTATCATCGTTGCTTCAGATTCTGTATCAGCAGATACACTTCGCAAAGAGTTAATCAAGCAAGCTGCACCAGGAAATGTAAAAGCAAACGTTGTCCCAATTGACAAATTGATTGCTGTTTCTAAAGACACACGTTTTGGAAATACACATGCCCTTATCTTGTTTGAAACTCCTCAAGATGCTCTTCGTGCAATTGAAGGTGGAGTTCCTATCAAGACCTTGAATGTCGGCTCAATGGCTCACTCAACTGGTAAAACAATGGTCAACAACGTTCTTTCTATGGATAAGGAAGATGTTGCTACATTTGAAAAACTACGCGACCTTGGTGTTGAGTTTGACGTGCGTAAAGTGCCAAATGACTCTAAAAAAGATTTGTTTGACCTCATTAACAAAGCAAATGTGCAATAA
- a CDS encoding PTS mannose/fructose/sorbose transporter subunit IIC → MSFISMILVVVVAFLAGMEGILDQFQFHQPIVACTLIGLVTGHLEAGVMLGGALQLIALGWANIGAAVAPDAALASVAAAIILIKGGDFSQSAISVAQGIAIPLAIAGLFLTMLVRTASVALVHGADAAAEKGNFAALERYHLIALSLQGLRIAVPAALLLAIPAESVQAMLELMPEWLKGGMQVGGGMVVAVGFAMVINMMATREVWPFFAIGFVLAAVTEITLIGFGALGVAIALIYLHLSKTGGNGGGGATSNDPIGDILEDY, encoded by the coding sequence ATGTCATTTATTTCAATGATTTTGGTCGTTGTAGTCGCATTCCTTGCTGGTATGGAAGGGATCCTCGACCAATTCCAATTTCACCAACCTATCGTTGCATGTACCCTTATCGGTCTTGTAACTGGTCATCTTGAAGCAGGTGTTATGCTTGGAGGAGCTCTCCAATTGATTGCTCTTGGTTGGGCAAACATCGGGGCTGCTGTTGCACCAGACGCTGCTCTTGCTTCTGTTGCCGCTGCGATCATCTTGATTAAAGGTGGCGACTTCTCTCAATCTGCTATCAGTGTTGCGCAAGGGATTGCGATTCCTCTAGCGATTGCTGGTCTTTTCCTTACTATGCTTGTTCGTACAGCTTCTGTCGCTCTTGTGCACGGGGCTGATGCGGCTGCTGAAAAAGGAAACTTTGCAGCTCTTGAGCGCTATCACTTAATCGCACTTTCTCTTCAAGGACTTCGTATCGCTGTCCCTGCTGCTCTTCTTCTTGCAATTCCTGCTGAGTCTGTACAAGCTATGCTTGAACTCATGCCTGAATGGCTCAAAGGCGGTATGCAAGTCGGTGGTGGTATGGTTGTAGCTGTTGGTTTTGCCATGGTTATCAACATGATGGCAACTCGCGAAGTATGGCCATTCTTTGCTATTGGCTTCGTACTTGCTGCCGTAACTGAAATCACTTTGATCGGTTTTGGTGCTCTTGGTGTAGCAATCGCTCTTATCTACCTTCACCTTTCAAAAACAGGTGGAAATGGTGGTGGAGGTGCTACCTCTAACGATCCAATCGGCGATATCCTAGAAGACTACTAA
- a CDS encoding PTS system mannose/fructose/sorbose family transporter subunit IID, translating to MSEKLQLSVNDRKKVWWRSQFLQASWNYERMQNLGWAYSLVPALKKLYTKKEDQVAALKRHMEFFNTHPYVAAPIIGVTLALEEERANGADIDDAAIQGVKIGMMGPLAGIGDPVFWFTVRPILGSLGASLALSGNIIGPLIFFVAWNLIRMSFLWYTQEIGYKAGSEITKDMSGGILQDITKGASILGMFILAVLAQRWVSINFTFNVSEVPLAKGAFIEWDKLPNGSEGIRQAFEQVGQGLSQTPTKVTTFQDNLNGLIPGFMNLLLTFLCMWLLKKKVSPITIIIGLFIVGILARVVGIM from the coding sequence ATGTCAGAAAAACTACAACTTTCCGTAAACGACCGTAAAAAAGTATGGTGGCGTTCACAATTCCTTCAAGCTTCTTGGAACTACGAGCGTATGCAAAACTTGGGTTGGGCTTACTCATTAGTCCCTGCTCTTAAAAAACTCTACACCAAGAAAGAAGACCAAGTTGCAGCTCTTAAACGCCACATGGAATTCTTCAACACACATCCATACGTTGCAGCTCCTATCATCGGGGTAACACTTGCCCTTGAAGAAGAGCGTGCCAACGGTGCAGACATCGATGATGCGGCTATCCAAGGGGTGAAAATCGGTATGATGGGACCTCTTGCTGGTATCGGCGACCCAGTCTTTTGGTTCACAGTTCGTCCAATCCTAGGATCTCTTGGAGCATCTCTTGCCCTCTCAGGAAATATCATCGGACCACTTATTTTCTTTGTAGCATGGAACTTGATTCGTATGTCCTTCTTGTGGTACACTCAAGAAATCGGCTACAAGGCTGGTTCTGAAATCACAAAAGACATGTCAGGTGGTATCCTGCAAGACATCACAAAAGGTGCGTCTATCCTTGGTATGTTTATCCTTGCAGTCCTTGCACAACGTTGGGTATCGATCAACTTTACCTTCAACGTTTCTGAAGTGCCACTTGCCAAAGGTGCTTTCATTGAATGGGATAAATTGCCAAATGGCAGCGAAGGAATCCGCCAAGCCTTTGAACAAGTTGGTCAAGGACTTTCACAAACTCCTACTAAAGTAACAACCTTCCAAGATAACTTGAATGGATTGATTCCAGGATTTATGAACTTGCTCCTTACCTTCCTATGTATGTGGTTGTTGAAGAAAAAAGTTTCTCCAATTACCATCATCATTGGACTCTTCATCGTTGGTATCCTTGCACGTGTTGTAGGTATCATGTAA
- a CDS encoding zinc ribbon domain-containing protein yields the protein MKKFCQSCAMPLLLHGQDVRGREADGSLSSSYCFYYYKDGHFTEPFITYQDMLQKGKQAIAAGKGNVVVKWLMKLSYPYLLKKTNRWKSSPKNKPTNMV from the coding sequence ATGAAGAAATTTTGTCAATCTTGTGCCATGCCTCTCCTACTTCATGGACAAGACGTCAGAGGACGAGAAGCAGACGGCAGTTTATCCTCTTCTTATTGCTTTTATTACTATAAAGACGGACACTTTACAGAGCCTTTCATCACCTATCAAGACATGCTCCAAAAGGGCAAACAAGCTATCGCAGCAGGAAAAGGAAATGTCGTTGTTAAATGGCTAATGAAACTTTCTTATCCCTACCTACTCAAGAAAACTAATCGATGGAAATCTTCACCCAAAAACAAGCCAACAAATATGGTATAA